In the Sandaracinus amylolyticus genome, TCGGCCAGCGCGCGAAGTTGCGCGTCACGTGCGGCGCGAGCACGAGCGTCGCGATCGTCACGCCCACCCACGCGACGAGGAAGACGCCGAACGCGCGCCACATCCAACCGTGCACGCGCGCCTGCATCTCGCCCTCGGTCTTGAGATACAGGTAGATCGCGCCGTGCATCGCCGCGCCCGCGACCGCGAGCACGCCGACCGCGACGGGGTAGGGCGTGAACAGGGAGACGAGCGGCGCGTGGATCACCTCGCGCTCGTCGATCGGCAGTCCGACGATCAGATTGCCCGCGAGCAATCCGAACAAGAACGTCGTCAGCGTGCTCGCCGCGCAGAACGAGAAGTCCCAATAGGCACGCCACCAACGCTCTTTGCGCTTGCTCCGGAACTCGATCGACACCGCACGTCCGATCAAGAAGAAGAGCAGCAGATAGAACGGGAAATAGAACGCGCTGAGGATCGACGCGTACGCCTCGGGGAACGCCGCGAACAGCGCGCCTCCGAAGGTCACGAGCCAGACCTCGTTGCCGTCCCACAGCGGTCCGATGCTGTTGATCGAGAAGCGTCGCTCCAGATCGCCGCGCGCGAAGAGGTGCAGAGTCCCGACACCGAGATCGAATCCGTCGAGCACCGCATAGACGGTGATCAACACGCCGAGCAGCAGATACCAGAAGACCTCGAGAGGCAGAGTCACAGCGCCTCCGCTTCGATCGCTGCGGGATGTGCTTCGGGCGCGTCGGGGCCGTGCTGGATCTTCTCGTTCATCACGAAGACCCAGATCGCGCCGAGCCCGATGTACACGAGCGAGAAGAGGATGG is a window encoding:
- the cydB gene encoding cytochrome d ubiquinol oxidase subunit II gives rise to the protein MTLPLEVFWYLLLGVLITVYAVLDGFDLGVGTLHLFARGDLERRFSINSIGPLWDGNEVWLVTFGGALFAAFPEAYASILSAFYFPFYLLLFFLIGRAVSIEFRSKRKERWWRAYWDFSFCAASTLTTFLFGLLAGNLIVGLPIDEREVIHAPLVSLFTPYPVAVGVLAVAGAAMHGAIYLYLKTEGEMQARVHGWMWRAFGVFLVAWVGVTIATLVLAPHVTRNFARWPIAWVIVGLHVLAVANIPRAIHQARPFYAFVSSCCTIAALCFLFGIAMFPYFAFASSDPTRGIDVWEAASSQRTLGIMQIVALLGMPLVASYTGIVYWIFRGKVRLGENSY